TTAAATGCAGAGTATGAAATGATAGTAGATATGCTGCAAAAAGTAAAGTTTAATAAATCTAAAGCTGCTAAAATGTTGAATATAGACCGTAAAACTTTATACAATAAAATGAAGGCATATGGTATTATTGCTGAAGAAGAAAGCTAAGCGGTAATAATAACGCTACTTGCAGCTTAATAGTTTTGATTAGCGGTTG
The DNA window shown above is from Thermococcus sp. M36 and carries:
- a CDS encoding helix-turn-helix domain-containing protein codes for the protein MIVDMLQKVKFNKSKAAKMLNIDRKTLYNKMKAYGIIAEEES